A region of the Silene latifolia isolate original U9 population chromosome 9, ASM4854445v1, whole genome shotgun sequence genome:
CTGTGAGAATCCGAGGGAGTACAATTTAACTCAAGATTGTGTTCATTTGGAAAAATGCTAAGCATTTGGAGATCCAACTTTCAGGCAGTGCGAGGTCGTTGGTTCGAGATAATTATATCTTCCTCTTTCTGTCAAATTAAAAGGCAATCCCAGTCAGGTTTGGATAAAATCCCAGAGATTCACCACCTCGCAGGTTTGCGTCGACTAGGCTTTTGCAGGAACATTCAAAGTGGCTTTAATGACCCTGTATTGTCTGTTTTATTTTGGTGTACTAAGATGTCAAAATCATTGCTGAAATCGTCTGTGATGTAACGGGTACCCCTGTTCAGATCTCGGAACTAGTAGTTTAGAAAGAAGATTCATTAGCCATGAATTGAGATTTGATATCGAACGAGTATTAAATTTGGTCTAGAGCAGTTAACGAGTTTCGATTGAGTTGAAAACCTCAAAATGAACCTAACTTTTCAATTTGTCAAATAATTGATCTAATCGACTAGGCTTTTGCAGcatcatacaaccaagttatatcttatcgagcttatgtgtaattttcttgatctttcttaaagttaattttttttatgtttaagtgaatgagttcagaaattttatggtatatagctcgacttctttaaaacaaaactcgaaaactttattatatagctcgggttctagagcatacaactggtacaactggttgtaggatctattaactgTGGTTTTTGTGTTGAAATTCCAATTGCTTCAGACGACAATTGCTCGCCTTAAGGATGTCCACTTGAATACTTGATAACCCATTGTTAGTCCAACTCCCAATTATTGCCATCAAACTACACTATAACACACATGGAACAATTGTGACATAAAACGAGTATTTAGTTCTGTTTGTCATAATGTCTAGGCCGACCCCAAAACATTGTGGTTGTGGAAGTGTTGAACCCCAAAACATTCTTCCcaccaaaacaatcattatgtggGAACCAAAGCATTCTTCACCGTTGCAGACGGTTGGTGGATGTGAGGAGATAATATCGAGttctcttcattttctcttttcaTTTTTCTCAAACTACTCTTTTATTTCgaagaaaaaaataaataaataagaatgTGGAAACTCGAAATGACATCGGTGGTTAGCAATAGAGAGACGGAATAAAGGGAACTAAGATTCTGACTCAAATGTGAATGAGACGTTTTGATTGTACTATTCCATTTGTTCAAAACATAAATCTCTTCCATAGATGAATAGAATTTCATACTGGCACCATTAGATACGCTCGAACCTAAGAAAACTCgcaaaatttttaaaaaatatacCCTTCATACAACATTGTAATGTACAGTACATGGTAAAAAAATTCCAATCTTTGTAGGTAACACACATAATTTACAGGAAAAAACCACCACCTtgtaacaaattaaaataaaaaagaattTCTTTAGCGCAATATTAAATtgtaaatgatataaataaaTAGCCTGGCAATCAATTCAAGCTATTATATTCCTGGCCCAACCTGTGATCCAGATGAACACTGCTTATTACATTCCATTAACActataaaagagaagaaaattaaATCAGAAACCAAATTATAAAATCTTACATAATAAAAACGGCGTTCGTTTGTAAATTTACCCATGTTTCGATTTCTTGGAAGCGTTCTTCTCCATCTCCATTTTCTCGAATAAACTTCCGTCATAGACTGCTCTTACGGTGTCTTTCTCCAATACCCCATTCTTATTCTTGCACAGATAGAAGAGGATCTTCCATTCTATGTAGGAACCGAACCTGAACATAAAACGATGTATATTAGAGCTGTTCATGGGTAGGACGAGTCATGAACCTGACCCTCCCGGCCCCAAAAGAAGCGGTTTATGGATTTCAAAATGACTCGCTTTTGAAAAGGGTCAAATCCCGTTAGACCAACATGTGAATCGGTTTACACAAAGAAAACTGCTTACCATCCTGCAAAGTCCTTTGGTTGTCTGTTTGCCTTGAGCATCTCTCCAAGTTCGTTACTGGTTAAAGCATTACCATTGCTATGTGCATGCTTGCTGAAAATCGCTTCGAACTTTGATTGAACAAACCTTTGAACATAACCAAAAAGTATTAAAAACATGATGCAAATTCAAAGAAATCCTACATTAGTCATTATGGGTCCCGAAAAGTCTGAACGACCcttttaaaatacaaaattacacaaattatagaataataAGACAGTCTCACACACCTGCCTTCGGTGTCGTAGACACCAGAATCACTCCCATGTTTGGCTTTGGCTATATTCTTTATCTCAATTGGAAAcagcaaatttgggaattttccCTGCAACACGTCAAGGCAACAAATAAGTAAAAAGTTGAGCTCAATCATTAATACTTCAAGTAAGCTTTATTAGTCTTAATGATTCTCGATAACCATCAACCcgtataataataatacgacatTTATATGGACATTAACGCTACTAAACTAAGCTTAATGCAAAGATATTTCGCATAGCGACACTAAGTACTAGAAAATTTTCCATGAAAATAGTCGAGTCTTAAAATTCATTTTGCTTTTTCATAATATAGTAGAGCCTGACAAATATAAGCACAACTATATTCACCTAATTTCAATCAGTGAAcatttattaatttattaattccTCCTCTAGTAAAGACAAATAATTAATGGACTAAAATGAAGAGGTATCGACTATTGagtaaaatataatttaattgcaCCGCTATACATTCTTAATACGAACATATTTTaagtttttctaacatgtgaCGTAAGATCTAGCAATTATGAGCACGTTACAGAACTTGGAAATGGAATAGTATTAATGAGATCAAATAGGGATCCCAAGTAAACGGTGATTGTCGAAAATGACAATTGACAGACATACATATCAGTTGAGATTTGGTACCTAGTTATTTTATTAATACAAGATACGTAGCGTAGTTACATGAAGAATCTTCGGTACTTGTTCAGCCAGCCCATTGATCAATGAAATCGATTTTTTAAGTCATCAAAATCTGGACAAATAACAGTCAACCCAGAAGAAGAATAACACTACCCAACATTATCTCAATGTTTCAATGACTCCcgtaaatctaaaaaaaaaaaataaaaaaaaattcaaaacaacTATCAAAAGTAGTGATCCATAGATTTTAAAGCTAAGGAGAGGTACAAATGTACTATATTTTACAAGAATACAAGCCCGACGTCATGAAGGAGATGAACTCGGTCAAATGTCACTTCCCTCTATTGGAGTACTTGGGTTATGGTATAAGGGAAAATTTCAGCGGAGGCAAAAAATTTCAGTGGCGGAGCGAGGATTTGAATCCAGCAGGAGCGAAAAATTTCAGCGAGAGCGAACGGGTAATGGTATAAGGGAAACtcgaaattttttaaaaaattttaatTAATACTTTTGCAATTTTCATTCGCTAGCAGGGCGAGCACCCCTGCTAGCAACCCTAGCTCCAATAAGAATAGAAATGGGTATTAGATATTTTCATTCGAGTCTGAATAACATAGACACATAACAAAATCATCCACTTTCTTACTCCCTTCCAAAAATAGCCCATTCATATgatttcctaagtaggtggaCATTAACCTACAGTATTTTCTATATACTAATTTTTGCAAATTCAACTATAATGCTTCAATAATTGGATGATAACGAAGTACTATATAATATTTGGACAACCTTGACCAACTCTAAAGAATGCTAATTATTGAACAATTAAAGTTAACCTCACTAATTGCACAATTATGTGTTGTTAAAGTAAGTTGGGAGATTCCACATCAAAAGGACACATACTACTACGTACAATTATTTTTTATTAAGACTAATATATCTCTTGTAAACAAGGAGACGGAATTAAATAAATAGATTCAACAAAAAAACAGAATGTCTAGAAAATGACAATTTTTTGTCTCATCCATATAATATTTAAGTCGTTTTATTTTTAAGATAAATATAGCCGTCTTAAAAAAGATCCAACTGATTTTTTAATGTTGGTTACCTACTCCGTATCAAATTAAAAGCTGGACAAAAGCTACTAGTTTGCATGATCCTAGACGTGTACTCCCataatttcaaaataaaatcGGCCGTATACAATCATACAAATTAAATCCTCTACCTAAtcacgaaataaaaaaaaaaaataggatcATGCATGTAAGCATGTTTATTGTTTAATTAATATCCCTTAATCCCTTAGTTTAAATTATTATATAATTGTGTAAAATAGTGGGTGATATATTATTCAAGTTTAGGAATTACGACGGAACTCCtaagttatttatttagttaaattAAGATAAAATCGGTAATTAATTTGTTAATGAAAAAAATTACGAAAAAGTCTTGAAAATTCAAAACCAAACACAAACCATGTTGGTCGTTCCCTTGGCCCCGCCCCCTAGGGTTAGAACCTAGTCGAAGTGAACCTTAGAGCTTAAAGAGAAGGGTGGAGACTCGAGAGAGGAAGGGATCATATACAATATGGCCCGCGAATACAGATGGGTCGATTTACTGTCACCATGACTAATCAAAATTTTCAATAATGTTATGTTGGACTCGTATTTAACACTAACCTTCTATTTAAAGTTGTAAAAGATAAGGTCGACCAAAATAGAGTTGGCTTAAAAAAGGCAAGTATTAATTCGTTGCTTCGAAACAAAATCTGCCAGAAAAAGTTGGTCTAATTCATAACTTCAAACAAAATCTACCCGAAAAACTGTAATAATTCATTGCCTTCAAGCAAAATCTTCCTAAAAATTAAACTAGTAATAATCCGTTACTTTTTATATGGAGTAATTGGCGCAAAAAAGGTTGAAAAAGATGGTAGGCAAGGGAACATGTGTGGTAAAGAGCAGCTAGTCTGGCTATAGATGGGTATATCTGTCTATTGTTATAGACGGTCAAATTcaatgaaagtggtgacatttttttcCCCACCacccacttgttgtttgtcctatTAGAAAAGTGGTATTGTATTTAACCCGTctttcattatagacggatagtgtccgtctataatgagaatttgtgggtAAAGAGAAATGAAAGATTCCGATAAATATACTGGGGGTGACGGTTTTTCTAACATATTCCTTAAGGACACACGACTAAAGTAATACGGAGTACATTACCCATTTGTGTCATATCAATTACCTTAATCCAAACAAACGTTTTTAAAAAAAAGTACTCGATACTTCTGATAAATAAATGACTGAAACGAAGTTACTCCGTAAATAAAAACTGCAAACAGCTTAAAGATAGAGAGGATTACCGGACGGGTTTTATGGCTGAGACCCATGTTAATGATGAGGCCCGCAACTGTCGATAGTGCAAGACCCGCCCCTATTGCCCGAAATCCTGCAACATTTTTCCATTTAATCAGAATAATACATCACCAAATTCAGTGAATTCACCATTCCACTATCACGTCATTTTGGATAAGGCTCACGCTACTAAAGGGAAACATAGATGGGCTGTTTACTGTTATCGATTCAGTGACAAAGctagaaaaattggaaaaaatccCGAATTTTAAATATCTCATTTAATAACCAGTATGTGgattatacatccgatgtatTACCACCAATTGCTTAATTTTTGAGCATTACAATAaatttttcgagttttgttttaaagtttctgagttcaTTCAATTAGACATTAAGCTCAAAACAttacaatataactcaaaaacattacatataagctcgttaaatttgagttttgacggcaaaaaattaaaatgtaacttataaactttaaaaagttcagaaaaaaatacacataagcgAAAAAATTAATGAGGTCAAAGGTAATACATCTGATGTATATTTTTATTTCTCCTTAACAAACCACAAATATAGATTAATACTCGCTCCATTTTACTAAATTAGTCCTATTAACCCGCTTTTATATAGGGCTAAGCAAAATTACGTCCACACCGTAAGAGTAGACCGAACCGATTCATTCTTGGTCAATAATTTTCAAGAAATCGGTCTTAGTCTGGTCTGGTTCATCGGTCAATAATTTTCAAGAAATCGGTCTTAGTCTGGTCTGGTTTAGTTTTGGACCGatgctaaaaaccaaaaaaagaaaaaaaaaagacaaaaaatcgTAAATAGGTAATTTCACCTTGGAAAGTCTCCCATGGATAAACGACGCCGTCGTGGTTCCTGTCAAAGAAAGTGACGTGTTTTGCAAGCACGTTCTCTCCTGTTCCTTCAACTAAACAATAATGTACACAAACATTTCAACTtcctttttcaaaaaaaatcagtcacacacacagtAAGTCGCTCTCAAGACGGTTATAAACTCGAAACAGATTCACCTGACTATATCTAAGACCGACTACAGTGGCAGAGCCAGGATTTATAGTTAAAGTGCCAAAAATTCTAATGGGGGGCAAACAAGTACTCCGTAATAGCCTTGGAATCCGTTTCACAAGAAATAAGGAATCAAATTAGTTACCTTGGTTTTGGGTAATAGCCTTGGAATCCGGAGAATGATTAGCCATAATCACAAGCAAATATTACCGTTAATGGAAGGAGATTAGTGCTTTTGTTAAGAAGACGAAAGAATAAAGAAAGGGttgaagaaaggaagaaagatGTGTTGAAAATTTATGGAGATGTTGGGAGGTTTTATAAAAGGAGACAGATAATGATTTGTTTAATTTGGGATTAATTAAGGAAAAAGTAACCAattattttaaattaaaaaaagttGGGAATAATAATAACAGAAGAAAGTTAAAGAAGGCATCATATCGTATCAAATACTATGGGCTTGCTTTAGTTGAGAGTTCACATATACGTGTGTATATTGCGTGTACACTATTATTCCAATTCTTATACCATGCACCCAAGAGTATGGTGCATGGTACTCCCATCAGTTTTTTTTAGTTGTAATGTAATTAGTGGGTAGTTATTAAAaggtatatatatatttaaaatgactttatttttaatttaactaccaattttaaaaaataaaaaatcactAATGTTCATAATATTTTTTACTCAATAAAAAAAGATCATATTTGCTATATTTTGAAACTCGTTTATAATATTTAAATACATATTCACAAAATTTAAGTGacatattcacatgttaaattgtGTGAATATGTATATTTTGTTAAATGAATATCTGTGAATAACTCAATAAAATGTTTGTTGTTCTTATGAACAAGTAATTTGTGAATATATCTGTTATATTGTTTGAATATCTATATTAGTTGTGTGAGTATGTGAGTTTTACtttgtgaatataatttttaatCTATGTGAATATGCTAATTATGTAATATGAA
Encoded here:
- the LOC141598975 gene encoding putative peroxygenase 4 isoform X1, encoding MANHSPDSKAITQNQVEGTGENVLAKHVTFFDRNHDGVVYPWETFQGFRAIGAGLALSTVAGLIINMGLSHKTRPGKFPNLLFPIEIKNIAKAKHGSDSGVYDTEGRFVQSKFEAIFSKHAHSNGNALTSNELGEMLKANRQPKDFAGWFGSYIEWKILFYLCKNKNGVLEKDTVRAVYDGSLFEKMEMEKNASKKSKHGVNGM
- the LOC141598975 gene encoding putative peroxygenase 4 isoform X2, with the protein product MANHSPDSKAITQNQVEGTGENVLAKHVTFFDRNHDGVVYPWETFQGFRAIGAGLALSTVAGLIINMGLSHKTRPGKFPNLLFPIEIKNIAKAKHGSDSGVYDTEGRFVQSKFEAIFSKHAHSNGNALTSNELGEMLKANRQPKDFAGWFGSYIEWKILFYLCKNKNGVLEKDTVRAVYDGSLFEKMEMEKNASKKSKHG